ATCCAGCCGTTCTGTTTTACATTCGGGGGACAGCGCATCGCCATCACCCACAACGGCAATCTGGTGAATACCGGAGAGCTGAGGGATGCCTTCGAGGAGCGGGGTCAGATCTTCTGCTCGACGACTGATACGGAAGTGATCGGCAACCTGATCGTCGACGAGCTCCGGAAATCGGGGCGTATGGAAGATGCCGTGCTTCACTGCATGCGTATTCTTCGCGGTTCGTATTCTGTTGTCATCCTTGTCGAGGGTGTCCTCTATGCGTTCCGGGATCCGCTGGGGATTCGTCCTCTCTGCATCGGGAAGACGGAGACAGGATATGTCGTCTGTTCCGAGAGCGTGGCCATTGACGCCCTGAACGGGACATTTATCCGCGATGTCAAACCCGGCGAACTGGTCCGTCTCGATGCGGACGGAATTTCCTGCCGGCAGATAGCCCTGTGCCGCCATCCGGCGCACTGCGTCTTTGAATATATCTATTTTGCACGTGCCGATTCGGTCGTGGACGGTCGTCTGGTCTATGATGTGCGCAGGCGGATCGGGCAGGCGCTTGCCGATGCGGATGATATTCGTCCGGATCTTGTCTCTCCTGTTCCCGATTCGGGCATTGCACATGCGATCGGGTACTCGGAACAGTCGGGGATCCCGTACCGCGAAGGTCTGATGAAGAACCGTTATATGGGACGGACTTTTATCATGCCCTCTCAGGAAGCGCGGGAGAACGCCGTACGCATCAAGCTCAATCCGGTAAAAGGTCATATCAAGGACAAGTCCGTTGCGCTGGTGGACGACAGCATCGTACGCGGGACGACATCACGGCGGATCATCGGTATCGTGCGCGATGCGGGAGCGGCGGAGGTTCACATGCGTATCGGTTCCCCTCCCATCAAGGCACCCTGTTACCTGGGTGTCGATATGCCCACCCGCGAGGAACTGATTGCGGGCGATCGGGAAAATGAGGCCGTGCGGGAGCGCATCGGGGCATCGTCACTTCGCCACGTCTCGATCGACGCGCTCATTAAGGCAACGGGAATCGATGCCCCCGATCTCTGTCTGGGCTGTCTGACCGGAGAATATCCGCTCCCCATCGGCTGTGAGCGATGCTCCGAACGCAGGGTTGATTTTGTCTCCGGTACCTATCAGTCCGGTCTTTCGACGTTTATTGACCGTTAAAGGGATTTTCCCGCTTTTTTTAGGTGTCAGGTCTGACACAGCCAGAAAATAAACTGAGAAACGTTCGTAAAAATAGAAAAATAGCGAGGGATGGATTTGAACCATCGGTCTACGGGTTATGAGCCCGTCGGGATTTCCTGACTACCCCACCTCGCTCCGGGCACTCTATTACATTGGATTTTGTGCTCATATAGCTTTGCATCGTCCGCCGTCGGCCGGGACACTACCCTACATGCATAAATATCTCCGGCTGAAAAGTACTCGTCCATGGGAGGAGACGAGGAGTATGATGACGAGCTCCAGCGCATCAGGGAGGAAAAACTCCGCAGGATGCAGGCCTCTCTCGGCCGGACGAAAACGCATGGGGTCGTCGTCGTCACGGATGAAACACTGCCGGCCATAATCAGCGGGAACCCCCATGTCCTCGTTGATTTCTGGGCGGAATGGTGCGGGCCATGCCGGATGGTCAGCCCCGTCGTCGAAGAGCTCGCCGCCGACTATGCGGGCAGTGTGCTGGTAGGCACATGCAATACGGATGATAATCCGCTGACATCACGCCGGTTTATGATAACGGCAATCCCGACACTCATGCTCTTCTCGAACGGACAGCTCGTGGACCGGATTATCGGTGCCCACCCGAAGGAATCGATCCGGGCTCGCATGCAGCGGGCGTTCGGAATAACCTGATCAGAGACTGCGGGATTGTGCAAATGCCGAGACTTTTGCAGCCATGATAAGGTCGTTTTGGGTGATTCCACCGTATCGGTAGCTGTACCAGATCACATCGACATGCCGGTACTCCGTGATCCGGATGTCCGGGTAATGCTCCTGCTCTTTTGCGATGCGGGCTATTTCAGTGACGAGTGCTATGGAATCCATGAAGTGCGCCGTTTCGAACCGGCGTATCAGGCGCCCCTCCTCTATCCTCCAGTCCGGTACCTGCGATTTCAGATCGGCAATTTCACGGCGTGTCAGCGGAGCGAGCCCTTCCTGATCCGGGGTACATTCCATTGATGCCAATTCCATGCAATCACTATTGCAGGGGAGTAAAAAAAGAAAACGGATCCCCCGATTCCGGTGTTCATACGGATGAACAGGCATAAATCACCCGTTCGGCACATATTGCGTCACGGAGAACGGAAATGGAGGGCGGACTGTTTGTAGAGGCGGCACTGCTCGCGGGGGGGCTGCTCCTGCGGAGCGTGCCTGTTATGGTGGCCGGTGTGCTTCTCGCAGAATTGCTCGTCGCGCTCCGCATCACGGACCGGATTGCAGCACTCGTACTCCCGGTAACACGTTTTTCCCATCTGTCGCAGGAATGTGGGGCCTGTTTTCTCATGGCATTCGTCTCCGCGACCGCGGCAAACGCCATGCTCGCGGACCATTACCATCACGGGAGGATCGAGCGGAAGGAACTTGTCATCGCATCCCTCCTGAATTCGTTTCCGGCAATCGTGATGCACTGGCGTATTCTCCTGCCCGTGTACATCCCGCTGCTCGGGGTCGCGGGCGCACTGTACTTCCTCATTCTCACCGCTGTCGGGCTGGTGAAAAGTTGTATCGTCATGGTTGCGGGACGGGCGCTTCTTCCGGAGCAGGACGGCATATTCAGGATTCCCGAAGCGAAGCCACGACCGGAACTGCGCGATCTGATCGCGAATGTCCGGCAGTCGGCAAAAAAACCGCTGGCACGGATTCTTGCCGTCACCATACCGACCATCATCATTATTGCCGTGCTGATTGAGGCGGGGGTGTTCGACCGCCTCGGGGAGTCCCTGAGCGGGGTGTCCGGATTTTTTCCGGTTCCGGTGGAGGGTGTGGGCATCATCGCAGCCCAGTTTGCCAACTATATCGCCGCTGCCGGTATTGCCTCACCTCTCTATGTACGCGGTGTCATCTCCACCCGCGATCTTGTGCTCACCATGCTTGTGGGAAACGTGCTCTCGAGCGTCACCCGGACGGCCCGGTGGTTCGGCCCGGCATATGTCGGTATTTTCGGGCTCCGTATCGGTACGGAAGTGATGTTCTATTCCACGCTCCTGAGAAACGGGATCATGCTCATCGCGATCTTCGGCATCGCAGCGTTCTGAAAGTGATATGCGCGGCATTGTTCGGCCGGCAGGAAGCAATCGCCTGAATTGTGGCCTTAATATTTCCAGATACGTCAATAAAGAGAGCTCTGTCCCCTGTTTATCCGGTTCCCTCCTGCCGGGCGGATGTCGCGTTGATACAATAAGGAAACATTGTAAACCGAACGCGAATGCCCTTTAAATCATACAATCTCTCCAAAACAGCACCTGATGTAGAGGGAGCGGGGGTTTCCCCTACCAGAAACTATATAAAATGTTCCCCGTAACCACTGTGTAGAGCAATGAGTATACGCACAATCGGCTCAGGTTTCCTGTTTAAACCCCTCGACGTGCCGGATCTTGAAGAGCGGGAAGAAATCTCCCTCCTCATGGATTCAACGGGTGACGGGTACGACGACTGCATACGGATCGATGATCCGGACCTGCGCATCTTCATCGCGGAACGCGACGAACTGGACTGAAATCTTCCTGAAAACAGGAATTTGTCCTCCCTTGTGGGCGGTTGCCTATGCCACAGACCCCGGGGTACGACGTTTTTATTCCATCTCAAACGAGGTAATTCCATAGATCCTGTCGAGAGGCAGCGATGGAATTGCCCGTGTGTACATTCTCACGGTCTCGAACACCGGCGTCATCCCGAATCGTTTTGCAAGGCGGAGGCCGTCCCTGTTGCGTTCGGGGACGTCCAAAAAGACGGGGCCCGGGGCAGCCGCGGCAAGGGCGCGGAACAATCTGTCGGCACCTCCCGGCGTATCTGCGCATAAAGGGCCGATTTTATGGCCTTTTTCACATCGTCGGGCAACGCCGTACCCCAGAACCCCTCCGTCGTCGCCGGGATCGACGAACGCATGGCAGCCGGGACGTGACAGCCAGCAGTGCAGGAACGTTTCACGCGGTGCCGGGAAGTGCAGGAGGTCATATGCCGCGATCTCCGCAAAAGGCACGGAGGCTGCCTATACGGGACCTTCAGCATCAATACACCCCCCTGTTCCTTCGAAACGGATACTCCGGAACGCGAACATAAAGCCGCTCCTGTCCCTGTACTTCTGCTGCATGGCCGCCACTCCGTCGATACCGACAATCCTGTCGCCCGCATGCGCGATGGCGGTGCCGATGCTCTCTCCGCCGATGCCCTGTCCCCGCATATCCTCCCGCAGCCGAGGCAACAGGCTCTCCCTCTGATTCGGCGATGAAAAAACCAGCGGGATCGATCGCGTAGAAGCACTCTGCGTCGTGGACACCGGGATTCCACCCCTCCCTCCCTGCCTAGCGGATTGCCACGTCAACATCATTCCTCTCCATCGTCCTGATTGTCACATCCGGCACCATAATCATCGCTCCATACAGGAGAGTGGTTTGTTCCGGATATCAGTCTTTCATGTTATGACCGCTTTCTGAAAACGCCACCATGCAAGAGAAAACATCACGCCGGCAAATACGATCAGCACGAGAAACGATACCAGGATATCACCGGGCGTGGTGGTAAAATGGAGTCCGATTGCGGTAAAATTCTCTCCGATTGCAAAGTACCGGATCCCGGTGATGAGGTGGGTTAAGGGATTGATAACCGAAATGTCGCGCAGGATTTGGGGGAATGCATCGGTCGGGTAGAGGGCGTTGCTTGCAAAGAAGATCGGCATCGTCAGGAGGGTGATGACCCCCTGCAGCCCCTCGGGGCTCTCCATGGAGATGGAGATCGTTGCCGACAGGAAGAGGAAGCCGAGGGAAAACATCCCGACAAATACGAGGATGCCTGCAACCGCCACCAGTATTCCTGCAGGTGACAGGCCACGGAAAAATTCCACGCCCAGCACGAGGCCGAAGAGCATGATGATGATCGCCTGGATGAACGACTTTGTCATGCCGGAGAGGGCGATGCCGATGATGATATGACTCCGCGGGAGCGGGCTGGCAAGGATTTCGCGCATGAGGCCCCAGTTTTTATCGAACAGAAGCACGATACCCCCGAAAAGGCTGGTAAAAAGGGTCGTCATCGCAATGATGCCGGCAGCCATGAACGTCAGGTACCCGACCGCCTCCACACCCGGAACGGCGGGGACGCTCATGCTGATCCGGTCGAAACTGCTGGACATGGCGATGCCGAAGAATGCCATCCAGAGTGCGGGCTGGACAAGCGATGAGATGAGGAGTGTCCTGAACCTGAAGAACCTGAGCATATCCCGCCAGTACACCGTCAGAAATCCCGTATTCATGGCCGCCGCCCCCGGTATGGCGTCCCGACTCCCCCTTCCCGCAGCTCCCTGCCGGTATAATGGACAAACACATCGTCCATTGAGGGTTTTTTCAGGTTTACAGCCGAAATATGCAATCCGCCGGCTCGCAGCGTATCCATGAAGACCGGAAGCAGCAGGGTTCCGTCACCATCCACCATGATGAAAAGCCCTTTCTTCTTCCTCCGGATTGATGTGACGCGGCTGTCGGTTGACAGCATCGTATGCGCCGCATCGTTATCCGATGTTTCTATGTAGATACTGTCCCGGCCAAGCGCGTTTTTCAGCTGCCACGTCGTGCCGGTCGCGATGATCTTTCCGTGGTCGATAATGCTGATCCGATTGCTGAGATGGTCGGCTTCATCCATGTAATGGGTGGTCAGAAATATCGTCGTCCCCTCCCGGTTGACCCGGGTGAGGTACTCCCACATCCTGATGCGGGTCTGGGGATCGAGGCCAAGGGTCGGTTCGTCGAGAAACAGCACCTTTGGCCGGGTCATCAGCCCGCGTGCGATTTCAAGCCTGCGTTTCATGCCGCCGGAGAGTTCTTTCGTGAGGGCGTCCTGTTTTTCTTCGAGCTCGACGAGGGAGAGGAGTTCGTCGATACGCCGTCTCCGTTCCGATTTTTCGAGATTGTACAGTCTGCCGTGGAACTCGAGGATCTCCCGGACCGTCATATCGCGGTCGAGGGTCACCTCCTGAAAGACTATCCCTATCGATTCCCGGACCTTCTCCGGTTCGCGGGCGAGATCATAGCCCGCAATCCTGACTTCACCCTCCTGCAGGGTGAGAAGCGTGATGAGGATATTGATCACCGTGCTTTTCCCTGCGCCGTTGGGACCAAGGAATGAAAAAATTTCGCCTTTTTGAACCTGGAATGAGATGCCGTCCACTGCGGTGAACGTACCGTAGCGATAGACGAGATTCCGGACATCAATCATCGTGGCGTTCACGCTTCACCACTGTCCGGTTCCGGATGAATGCGAGCGCCGGTTATCATCCCGGCCCTCTTCCCGGTAAGAGAGGCTCCGCTTCGTACATTCCCGGATTCTTTCCTCCCGCCGGCGGCATGTACCGCGGTGTCGCCACCGAATGCCGCCCGGGCGGGGAGACCGGGATATCTTTCGATGCATCCCTGTATCGTTGATATCGCCGGAAACACCCGGCGGACACCGGAGTAAAACAGGGCGCAGTATAGCATATCAGGGATGTCGCGGCATGATTAAAAATAGGTTTCTCAGGGGAACAGGTCATATATCTCTGGCGCCAACGTCTTTTTTCGGGAAACACTATGTGCGGACGGTATTCTCTCGTAGTTGACGGTGATTTCGGGAAGAGATTCAGGGTGCATATCCCGGCGATGGGCCTTCGTTCACGGTTCAATGTGGTGCCGGGTCAGGTAATGCCGGTGATATGCGGGGCAGGCGAGCGCCGGTGTACAGCCATGACCTGGGGATTTGTTCCCGTCTCTGCCCGTGACGATGCACACCCGCGCCGCCTGATCAATGCCCGGGCAGAGACGGTTGCCAAACTGCCGTCATTTCGTCGCGCATTTATCGGATGCCGGTGTATCGTCCCGGCAAGCGGTTTCTTCGAATGGAAAGCGGAGGGCAGGCGGCGCATTCCCTTCTACTACCGGCTTCGCAATGAAAATCTGTTCGGATTTGCCGGTGTGTACAGTGTCCTGCCGGGCGAGGACGGCGCCGCCCGCCGGACCTACACCATCATAACGACCCCTGCAAATTCACTCGTATCGGCCGTGCACGACCGGATGCCTGCAATTCTCCGGCGAACCGACGAGGAACGCTGGCTTTCCGGGATGGCGGACGTCCTCCCTCTGGATGAGATCCTTGCCCCCTGCCCGTCGGACCGCATGGAGGGGTATCCTGTCTCTGAACGGATAAATGATCCCGGGCACGAGGATGAGGACCTGATCCGGCCCCTGTGCGGCTTGCTGTAGCCGCCTCCGGGCGGGAGCATAATCTTCATATGAATACCTCATGAATGTCTCCCCATGACGGTGAACAGGGATCTCCAGAAGAAGATGAAAGAGCGTATCGATAACCTCTTCGCCACGTACGGCGGCAACTCCGGGTTGTTGATGGGAGAGCTGGCATCGCTTGGTTTTGTTCAAAAAGGGGGCAATATCGCGGCGAAAACCCTCGAGCATACAAACCTCGAGTTGTTTCTGATCATCGGGTATGCGCAGGACGGGAGCATTGCGAATTATGAAATCATTCCGTTTGCCGAAATGAAACTCTCACGAAAAGAGGGGTGATTCGCTTCTTTTACGGTTTCATCGCAGGGAAAACGCAATGGGATATATTTAAGGTGCAGAAAAGGAATTTTCATGTAATCAGTAATTTTCTGCAATCCGGGCATCAGCGTGAAGCGGAAGTGAGCTGATGCCGGGTGGTGCGATGGCAGGAGGGGGCGAACGAATCGAAAATGTGGCTGGAGTGGGTACTCGTTTCTTCACTCCGGAAGATCCCTACTGGAATATCTTCGAAACGACCGGGAACATCGCATTCGTCCTTGATAAGAATGCGACGATTCTTTATGCCAATTCCACGTTTGCGCAGCTGATGGAATGCAGCCTCGACGAGATCGAGGGCGTCTCGACGCTCGCGGAATTCATCCATCCCGGCGATCGGACGTTTGTGATGCACAACCACGATCTCAGGCGGAAGGATCCCGATGTGCTTCCCCGCACCTATGAAGTCCGGTTCATCGATAAAAAAGGGGATACTCATAATATTCTCATTAACTCAACCCTGATTCCCGGAACAAAGCGCAGCCTGGTTACGGGGAGAGACCTGACACTCCATCGCGAACTCGAAGAGTCGCTCATCCGGAGCGAGGCTCAATACCGCCATTTTGTCGAATATCTCCCTGATCCGCTGTTAATCCATGCAAATTGGGTTGTTGCCTACGTAAATCCTGCTGCCGTCGTACTCTTTGGGGCCTCCCATCCGGAGGAGTTGATCGGGCGACCCGTTCTCGACTACATCACTTCCGAATGCCGGGAGATCGCCCGCGAGCGGATCCGGGAGGGGTATGAAGGGGGGAAGGGACCGGTAACCGAACTGCAGGTCATCTGTTGCGACGGGAAAATCATCGATTGCGAGATCACAAGCGTGCCCTCAGAATTTGACGGTGTGCCCGCGACACAGGCAATCATACGCGATATCTCGCTCAGGAAGAAGGCGGAGGCGCAGATCCGCACATGGAATAACCAGATCACAGTGATCAATAAGATCATCCAGCTCGCCAATTCATCCTTAAACCTAGACGAGATGCTCGAAATCATCCTGGAAAACACCGTTCTCCTGCTTGATTTCGATGCGGGCGGTGTATACCTGAAAAACCGGAATGGAAAGACCGCCGACCTGATCGTCATGAAAGGGCTTCCCGAAATGTTTTGCAGTGAAGAGAAATCCGTGAATATCAGGGACTGGCCGTACAATCTCGTCTTTTTAGCCGGCCAGTCCCGCTATATAGAAAATTGCCCGGGGTATCCTCCCGGCCTGATCGAGTCGAGGATGCTGGAGGATGTCGATGCCTATGCACTTGCCGGTATTCCCCTCATTACCGACTCGGTTGTTGTAGGTGCCCTCTATATCGCCCGCCGGTCCAGCGACCATTTTACCGAGGACGAGAAAGCAACCCTTGAGTCTATCGGGAAGGAGATTGGCGGTACGATTCTCCGGGGGATGCTCCAGGACTCCCTCGAACGGGCGTACGAAGAGACAAGCTCGTATCTTGATATCATTGAAAAAAGCATCCGCAGGTCAAACGATGCCCTGCTCGCCTACGTGCGGGCGGCACATGATGTCGGATGCCCGACGGATTCGCTCGCGGAGATCATCGCGCAATCACTCCGGCAGAGCAGCGAGCTAATCAATAATATCGCCACTATCCGGCGTATAAATGAGTTGCCTGATAAGATCAGGGTTATTTCGCTGGATGACAGGATAAGGGAGGCGGTCGCTGCGTTTCCGGACGTGCGGATTGATGCGGAAAAAACCGGGCTTTTTGTATACGCCGATGAGTTGCTCTTTGAGCTCTTTTTCAACCTGATTACGAACAGTATTCAGTTCGGGGGTCCTGCGGTGGAGATCTGCATCAGGACAGAGCAGCGGGATTCCGTCGTCTGTGTATCTGTGGAGGACACCGGCCCCGGGATTCTTGATGCGGATAAGCATCGAATCTTCACCTGCTTTGATCCGGTCGCCCGCAAATCCAGCAAACGGGGCCTCGGCCTTCACATTTCCCAGATGCTCGTCTCTCGTTACGGAGGAAAAATCTGGGCGGAAGACCGCATTTCAGGCGATCCCTCGCGTGGTGTCGCGATACGGTTCACGCTCCCCGCCGCAACGGAGGAGGGTGAATGATGCCATGTTTTTCGCCGGGATATTACCGCCATTGCCTGAAGCGCGTCCTTTCCTGAGCAGACAGCCGACGGACACTCCGCCCCTCCTTTTTCCTGAAAAACAGCTCCCGGTTTCCCGGCAGGTATAAACCATCCGGTGCGGAAATGGAAAAGCTGTATGATGGTGGTCGCATTCAACGGGAGCCCCCGGCAGGACGGCAACACCGCACGGCTGCTCCGGTATGTTCTTGCGGAGCTTGAGAGGGATGGGATCAGAACGGAACTTGTGCAGATTGGCGGAAAGCCGGTACACGGCTGCACAGCGTGCGGGAAGTACTTCGAGACAAGGGATATGCGCTGCGTGATTGATGCCGATTTCGTGAATGAGTGCATCGAAAAGATGGCAGAGGCGGATGGCATCCTTATCGGTTCGCCGACATATTTCGCCGACGTCTCGACAGAGACCAAGGCCCTCATCGATCGCGCCGGTTTTGTCGCGATGGCGAACGACTCCCCCTTCTCCCGGAAGGCAGGTGCTGCAGTTGTCGCGGTCCGCCGGGCGGGAGGTATCCATGTCTTCGATACAATCAACCATTTCTTCGGGATTTCGGGCATGATCACCGTCGGCTCGACCTACTGGAACATCGGCACCGGGCTTGAACCCGGCGACGTCGACACGGACGAGGAGGGCATCAGGACGATGCGCATTCTCGGCCGGAATATGGCATGGCTGCTCGGGAAGATACGGGAATGAAATAAAAAAAATCACTGGTTATTGCAGGTGCGTGAGGGAGTACCAATCACACCGGCAGGTATGTCGATCCGGCGGTAGATAGCGGGGTTGCGGATACTCTTCCCTCTTCCCGCACCTGATATGTGGTACCGTCACCGGGGCTCCCGCGGCACGAGGGACATATCGCACGCGGAATCGCCGGAACACATGCTCTTTTCAAACCTGACACGGTAGGCAGGATTCAGGCTCTTCACGGCAGCGCCCGTGTAGGTATAGCAGTCCTTGCAGACCTGTTCCATATTGGTCTGAAAGATTCTTCCGTTTTTTTCCATCGGGCAGCTTGTGGTGATCATCCGAGCCGTATCCCCCTCTCCTTCCTCTACGTATCCCTGCAGATCAGGACCGAGAATGACTGTTGAGAGGGCGCTGAATGTATACGCTACGTTGGCGGCGTTATTCCGCGGGCACCCGAGCTCCCGTGCTATTGCCGCCTGTTCTTCTCCTGCTTCCTTCCATATCCGGCGCTCGATCCTGTCGATTGCTCCGGACATTTCCTCTCCGGCAAGTTCACGGAATGCCTTGTCATAGACGAATGGAAATGCTGTGGCCGAACGGGTTGCGATCGCCCACCGTTTTCCTGCCGGAATTTCCTTCACGTAATCCATACGCTTTACCTCGCCGGTATGAAGAAGGGGGAGAGTTGCACCGCTCCCGAGAA
This genomic stretch from Methanoculleus sp. SDB harbors:
- a CDS encoding amidophosphoribosyltransferase, encoding MCGIVGIADAGGVSFSLYYALYALQHRGQESAGISTFDGTTLFKYRGHGLVAEVFDESILSGLLGPVGVGHVRYPTTGEKIPENIQPFCFTFGGQRIAITHNGNLVNTGELRDAFEERGQIFCSTTDTEVIGNLIVDELRKSGRMEDAVLHCMRILRGSYSVVILVEGVLYAFRDPLGIRPLCIGKTETGYVVCSESVAIDALNGTFIRDVKPGELVRLDADGISCRQIALCRHPAHCVFEYIYFARADSVVDGRLVYDVRRRIGQALADADDIRPDLVSPVPDSGIAHAIGYSEQSGIPYREGLMKNRYMGRTFIMPSQEARENAVRIKLNPVKGHIKDKSVALVDDSIVRGTTSRRIIGIVRDAGAAEVHMRIGSPPIKAPCYLGVDMPTREELIAGDRENEAVRERIGASSLRHVSIDALIKATGIDAPDLCLGCLTGEYPLPIGCERCSERRVDFVSGTYQSGLSTFIDR
- a CDS encoding thioredoxin produces the protein MGGDEEYDDELQRIREEKLRRMQASLGRTKTHGVVVVTDETLPAIISGNPHVLVDFWAEWCGPCRMVSPVVEELAADYAGSVLVGTCNTDDNPLTSRRFMITAIPTLMLFSNGQLVDRIIGAHPKESIRARMQRAFGIT
- a CDS encoding nucleoside recognition protein translates to MEGGLFVEAALLAGGLLLRSVPVMVAGVLLAELLVALRITDRIAALVLPVTRFSHLSQECGACFLMAFVSATAANAMLADHYHHGRIERKELVIASLLNSFPAIVMHWRILLPVYIPLLGVAGALYFLILTAVGLVKSCIVMVAGRALLPEQDGIFRIPEAKPRPELRDLIANVRQSAKKPLARILAVTIPTIIIIAVLIEAGVFDRLGESLSGVSGFFPVPVEGVGIIAAQFANYIAAAGIASPLYVRGVISTRDLVLTMLVGNVLSSVTRTARWFGPAYVGIFGLRIGTEVMFYSTLLRNGIMLIAIFGIAAF
- a CDS encoding multidrug ABC transporter permease; the protein is MNTGFLTVYWRDMLRFFRFRTLLISSLVQPALWMAFFGIAMSSSFDRISMSVPAVPGVEAVGYLTFMAAGIIAMTTLFTSLFGGIVLLFDKNWGLMREILASPLPRSHIIIGIALSGMTKSFIQAIIIMLFGLVLGVEFFRGLSPAGILVAVAGILVFVGMFSLGFLFLSATISISMESPEGLQGVITLLTMPIFFASNALYPTDAFPQILRDISVINPLTHLITGIRYFAIGENFTAIGLHFTTTPGDILVSFLVLIVFAGVMFSLAWWRFQKAVIT
- a CDS encoding daunorubicin ABC transporter ATP-binding protein, translating into MNATMIDVRNLVYRYGTFTAVDGISFQVQKGEIFSFLGPNGAGKSTVINILITLLTLQEGEVRIAGYDLAREPEKVRESIGIVFQEVTLDRDMTVREILEFHGRLYNLEKSERRRRIDELLSLVELEEKQDALTKELSGGMKRRLEIARGLMTRPKVLFLDEPTLGLDPQTRIRMWEYLTRVNREGTTIFLTTHYMDEADHLSNRISIIDHGKIIATGTTWQLKNALGRDSIYIETSDNDAAHTMLSTDSRVTSIRRKKKGLFIMVDGDGTLLLPVFMDTLRAGGLHISAVNLKKPSMDDVFVHYTGRELREGGVGTPYRGRRP
- a CDS encoding FMN reductase, producing the protein MMVVAFNGSPRQDGNTARLLRYVLAELERDGIRTELVQIGGKPVHGCTACGKYFETRDMRCVIDADFVNECIEKMAEADGILIGSPTYFADVSTETKALIDRAGFVAMANDSPFSRKAGAAVVAVRRAGGIHVFDTINHFFGISGMITVGSTYWNIGTGLEPGDVDTDEEGIRTMRILGRNMAWLLGKIRE